In a genomic window of Nostoc sp. UHCC 0870:
- a CDS encoding ATP-binding response regulator, with translation MSMLQYPLYEFLATGYSCSETSSLAVVLEMFEQKQCDRLIIINQQHCPIGVLTSARLTQQFLLTTGDEQLVNLQQPLSSLGQAIIEPIQILPATHCLEQLSSLWHSQQTQSQNNLEWVLVDAEGKFLGLLNSLRLLTLLAKAQAATPYSTVSPLVPHQDTSLISDGRIRRSSRLKQRQNQGYKPLVQLLERLPWPLMLQTSTGQVLARNQAWWQQLGSLKDPEGIRQQVEAILAATRIKQPEYANPKILKVYARGYGNELDNNDTLPITDLPPLRTYNPQIPPQDSKTSGGRCFLDSQMGICTCIVEVQNGQERVWQFTKIPLDNPDLKLPIFQSEAILHNDSLWLVSATDVTEQQQLCKELAAKNADLIQLNRLKDEFLACISHELKTPLTAVLGLSRLLVDQQLGELNERQARYAGLIHQSGRHLMSVVNDILDLTRMETGQMDLTLVPVNIQSICDRALSEAKAIHTQTSKTPSTTPKSTPRSSVVKFTMSIEPELDQIIADELRLRQMLVHLLSNAFKFTEISGEIGLRVSRWEGWIAFTIWDTGIGIPEHQQHLIFQKFQQLENPLTRQFEGTGLGLVLTRALARLHGGDVSFLSQEGKGSQFTLLLPPSPPATGFAESEIETAEVNDSESLGKLERITNTTQHPLISSQRLVLVVEAVARYIQDLTDQLKTNGYRVVIARSGTEAVEKARRLQPQAIFLNPLLPLLSGWDVLTLLKSDPAARHIPVIVTATGAEKDQAFANRADGFLNLPVEAESLTPLLEKLCETPTDQQPSLNNSQEIEPNNPLRILRLVNPESESINPHPSLQEHRVIEVDDLDQAELLARVWQFDVILLDVDSSLAQTYLQQLAKHPRLATLPLVTCDVVTTLTASQIPGLSVFPCLTPLNPDDSDGHHKHPLLSVLQIASSVGYPPNILVVDVTMLQDLPQTRRKPVKGYGKAKNSPLSQNSAERGTEWFQALIQYLQTAGLKATIARCWAEVLQQMRHQSVDLLLICLEVSAIHPDVLKALKTLQDLPLNLPPILVIDQRVHTIPGNSRTKVTQTKHGQRTKTEPESIETVLNAIASQIVPRSISMEELLKQINQTLSIKMKRGKY, from the coding sequence ATGTCAATGCTACAGTATCCGCTTTATGAATTTCTGGCAACTGGTTATAGTTGCTCAGAAACCAGTTCTCTAGCAGTGGTGCTGGAGATGTTTGAGCAAAAGCAGTGCGATCGCTTAATTATAATTAATCAACAGCACTGTCCCATTGGGGTGCTAACTTCGGCTCGGCTCACACAGCAGTTTTTGCTAACTACAGGAGATGAACAACTTGTAAATTTACAACAACCACTTTCTAGCTTGGGTCAAGCCATAATTGAGCCAATACAAATATTACCAGCTACTCATTGTCTAGAGCAATTGAGTTCATTGTGGCACTCTCAACAAACTCAGAGCCAAAATAACTTAGAGTGGGTTTTAGTTGATGCTGAGGGCAAATTTTTAGGGCTATTGAATAGTTTGCGCCTGTTAACGTTGCTAGCTAAAGCACAAGCCGCAACCCCATACTCTACGGTTAGTCCATTAGTCCCGCATCAAGACACATCTTTGATTAGTGATGGCAGAATTAGGCGATCGTCTAGACTCAAACAACGTCAAAATCAAGGATACAAACCACTAGTACAGCTATTGGAACGACTACCTTGGCCTTTGATGTTGCAAACAAGTACAGGTCAGGTGTTAGCCCGAAATCAAGCGTGGTGGCAACAATTGGGATCTCTGAAAGACCCAGAAGGTATCAGACAACAAGTAGAGGCGATTTTAGCCGCCACTCGCATCAAACAACCAGAATACGCCAACCCAAAAATACTGAAAGTTTATGCTCGTGGCTATGGCAATGAGCTAGATAATAATGACACTTTACCAATCACCGACTTACCACCTTTAAGAACATATAACCCACAAATACCGCCACAAGATAGCAAGACTAGTGGCGGTCGCTGCTTTCTCGATAGCCAAATGGGTATTTGTACCTGCATTGTAGAAGTGCAGAACGGTCAGGAGCGAGTTTGGCAGTTTACAAAAATTCCTTTAGATAATCCAGATTTAAAACTCCCCATTTTTCAGTCAGAAGCAATACTCCACAACGATAGCTTGTGGTTGGTTTCCGCAACTGATGTCACCGAACAACAGCAACTTTGTAAAGAACTAGCAGCGAAAAACGCCGATCTGATTCAACTCAATCGCTTAAAAGATGAGTTTTTAGCTTGTATTAGTCATGAACTCAAAACCCCATTGACAGCTGTTTTGGGTTTATCGCGGTTATTAGTAGATCAGCAGTTGGGTGAACTGAATGAACGTCAAGCCCGATATGCGGGGTTAATTCATCAAAGTGGCCGCCATCTGATGAGTGTGGTTAACGACATTTTAGATTTAACCCGCATGGAAACAGGACAGATGGATCTGACCTTAGTACCTGTAAATATACAATCTATTTGCGATCGCGCCCTCTCAGAAGCCAAAGCTATTCACACCCAAACCAGCAAAACCCCATCAACGACTCCAAAATCTACCCCTCGCTCATCAGTAGTAAAATTTACTATGTCGATTGAGCCAGAGCTAGACCAGATCATCGCCGATGAATTACGCTTGCGCCAGATGTTGGTACATCTGTTATCTAACGCCTTTAAGTTTACGGAAATATCGGGCGAAATCGGCTTACGAGTTAGTCGTTGGGAAGGGTGGATTGCCTTTACCATTTGGGATACAGGTATTGGTATTCCTGAACATCAGCAACATCTAATTTTCCAAAAGTTCCAACAACTAGAAAATCCCCTCACCCGTCAGTTTGAAGGTACAGGTTTAGGACTAGTCTTAACTAGGGCGTTGGCTCGTCTCCACGGTGGCGATGTCAGTTTCTTGTCACAGGAAGGAAAAGGTAGTCAATTTACTCTACTTTTACCACCCAGTCCACCCGCTACAGGCTTTGCCGAATCAGAGATAGAAACAGCAGAAGTTAATGATAGTGAAAGTCTTGGGAAACTCGAACGTATCACCAATACTACCCAACATCCACTCATCTCCTCCCAACGGTTAGTGCTGGTAGTTGAGGCGGTAGCTCGATATATTCAAGATTTGACCGATCAACTTAAAACTAATGGTTATCGGGTAGTCATTGCCCGTTCTGGTACAGAAGCTGTAGAAAAAGCCCGTCGCTTACAACCACAAGCCATATTTTTAAATCCCCTCTTACCCTTGTTATCGGGTTGGGATGTGCTGACATTACTTAAATCTGATCCAGCCGCTCGTCATATCCCTGTGATTGTAACAGCGACCGGGGCAGAAAAAGATCAGGCATTTGCTAACCGAGCTGATGGTTTCTTAAACTTACCAGTCGAGGCGGAGTCTTTGACACCATTGTTAGAAAAATTATGTGAGACACCAACAGATCAGCAGCCTAGTTTAAATAATAGTCAAGAAATTGAGCCAAACAATCCCCTAAGAATACTCAGATTAGTCAATCCTGAGTCAGAATCAATCAATCCCCATCCTTCATTACAAGAACATCGGGTAATTGAGGTAGATGACTTAGATCAAGCAGAACTCTTAGCCAGAGTTTGGCAGTTTGATGTAATTTTGCTGGATGTAGACAGTTCCTTAGCACAAACTTACTTACAACAATTGGCTAAACATCCCCGTTTGGCTACCTTACCTTTAGTGACTTGTGATGTCGTTACCACCCTCACCGCATCTCAAATACCGGGTTTATCGGTGTTTCCTTGTTTAACGCCATTGAATCCAGACGATAGCGATGGCCATCACAAACACCCATTATTGTCAGTGCTGCAAATTGCCTCTAGTGTCGGCTATCCCCCTAACATCCTAGTCGTAGATGTAACGATGTTACAGGACTTGCCACAGACTAGGCGTAAACCAGTCAAGGGTTATGGCAAAGCCAAAAATTCCCCCCTCAGTCAAAACTCTGCCGAACGGGGAACGGAATGGTTTCAAGCTTTAATTCAGTATTTACAAACAGCCGGCTTAAAGGCAACCATAGCACGCTGTTGGGCAGAAGTTTTACAACAAATGCGCCACCAAAGCGTAGATTTACTACTGATTTGTTTGGAAGTTTCAGCCATCCATCCAGACGTATTGAAAGCACTGAAAACTTTGCAGGATTTACCGCTCAATTTGCCTCCAATTTTAGTAATTGATCAAAGAGTACATACCATTCCAGGTAATTCCCGCACTAAAGTTACTCAAACTAAACATGGACAGAGAACAAAAACTGAGCCGGAATCAATAGAAACTGTTTTAAATGCGATCGCTAGCCAGATTGTCCCTCGTTCTATATCAATGGAAGAACTATTGAAACAAATTAATCAAACTTTAAGTATCAAAATGAAGCGAGGGAAATATTAG
- a CDS encoding ArnT family glycosyltransferase has product MRLKLSFPHAFEQWLNKIVKRPSLAVTVLIVWLVVIGWVAYGWNLGRVGLIDETEPLFAEASRQMLITGDWITPYFNGETRFDKPALIYWLQAIAYAVIGVNEWAVRLPSALAAMGVMALVFSTVYWSLTKKDELKPVSSLTRPYLAAAVAAAVTALNPEMIIWGRTGVSDMLLTGCIASALLCFFRGYAEEGTGDRGQGTERRDKIPNNQSPFPNKWYLACYALIAGAILTKGPVGIVLPGLIIGAFLLYVGQLWAVVREMRLLLGLVIIFCLSVPWYLLVTWRNGWNYINSFFGYHNIERFTDVVNGHSAPWYFYFLIVLLLFAPYSVYLPLAMIRLKFWQRSHWRTQERSQQLGLFAFIWFITIFSFFTAAVTKLPSYVLPLMPAAAILVALLWSDFFSQPQPNTSKTAITYPISFLQVSSWINVVFLSVLSVALFHLSYLLGKDPAAPNFNQMLQNSGLPEIGGWIWLLFAVIVAVLILRRQWQAIIGVNLLGFAAFLMIMMMPALLLVDQERQLPLRDLSAAVVQFQKPQEEIIMVGFKKPSVVFYSRKPIKFIKLRKEGIEYIQNVANQTNHPASMLLLTEKRNFFKMDLQPDNYQNLAIKGAYQLTRINFKKMKSQKLDIS; this is encoded by the coding sequence ATGAGGTTAAAATTGAGCTTTCCCCACGCTTTTGAGCAGTGGCTTAATAAGATAGTGAAACGTCCATCCCTTGCTGTGACGGTGTTAATTGTGTGGTTAGTTGTAATTGGTTGGGTAGCTTATGGATGGAATTTAGGCCGTGTTGGCTTGATTGACGAAACTGAGCCATTGTTTGCTGAAGCTTCCCGTCAAATGTTAATCACAGGGGATTGGATTACTCCTTATTTCAATGGTGAAACTCGGTTTGATAAACCTGCTTTAATTTACTGGTTGCAAGCGATCGCCTATGCTGTGATTGGGGTGAATGAATGGGCGGTACGTCTCCCCTCAGCACTGGCTGCAATGGGAGTTATGGCTTTGGTATTTTCAACTGTCTACTGGTCTTTGACGAAAAAAGATGAATTAAAGCCAGTTTCATCTCTTACACGCCCCTATTTAGCCGCAGCCGTTGCCGCAGCCGTCACAGCACTCAATCCAGAAATGATCATTTGGGGAAGGACTGGTGTCTCAGATATGCTCTTAACAGGGTGTATTGCCTCAGCTTTATTATGCTTTTTTCGAGGATACGCAGAAGAGGGGACAGGGGACAGGGGACAGGGGACAGAGAGAAGAGACAAGATACCCAATAACCAATCGCCGTTTCCCAACAAATGGTATTTAGCGTGTTATGCGTTAATTGCTGGGGCAATTTTGACGAAAGGGCCAGTGGGAATTGTTTTACCGGGGCTGATTATTGGGGCGTTTTTGCTGTATGTAGGACAATTGTGGGCAGTAGTGCGGGAAATGCGCCTGCTTTTGGGACTGGTAATTATCTTTTGTTTGTCTGTCCCTTGGTACTTGCTAGTAACTTGGCGCAATGGCTGGAATTACATTAACTCCTTTTTTGGCTATCACAATATAGAACGCTTCACAGACGTAGTTAATGGTCACTCAGCACCTTGGTATTTTTACTTTTTAATTGTGTTGTTATTGTTCGCGCCATACTCAGTTTACTTACCTTTGGCAATGATCAGACTGAAGTTTTGGCAGCGATCGCACTGGCGCACTCAAGAACGCTCTCAACAATTAGGTTTATTTGCGTTTATTTGGTTTATTACTATCTTTAGCTTTTTTACTGCTGCTGTCACCAAACTGCCTAGCTATGTATTGCCCTTGATGCCAGCCGCAGCAATTTTGGTGGCTCTATTGTGGAGTGATTTTTTCTCTCAACCACAGCCAAATACTAGCAAAACAGCGATTACTTACCCTATTTCTTTTTTACAGGTAAGTAGTTGGATCAACGTCGTATTTTTATCGGTATTGTCAGTAGCATTATTTCACCTATCGTATTTATTAGGTAAAGATCCAGCTGCTCCTAACTTCAACCAAATGCTTCAAAATTCTGGTTTACCAGAAATTGGTGGTTGGATTTGGCTATTATTTGCAGTCATCGTTGCAGTCTTAATATTACGTCGCCAATGGCAGGCAATTATTGGGGTAAATTTATTAGGATTTGCGGCATTTTTGATGATAATGATGATGCCGGCTTTGCTGTTGGTTGATCAAGAACGTCAACTACCTTTAAGAGATTTATCTGCGGCTGTTGTACAGTTCCAGAAACCACAAGAAGAAATAATCATGGTTGGCTTTAAAAAGCCGAGTGTAGTTTTTTATAGCCGCAAACCGATAAAATTTATCAAATTGAGAAAAGAAGGTATTGAGTATATTCAAAACGTAGCTAATCAAACAAATCATCCAGCCTCAATGCTACTCCTTACTGAAAAGAGAAACTTTTTTAAAATGGATTTACAGCCAGATAATTATCAGAATTTAGCTATTAAAGGTGCTTACCAATTAACTCGCATCAATTTTAAGAAAATGAAATCTCAGAAACTAGATATATCTTAG
- a CDS encoding DUF565 domain-containing protein: MQNTRLNNLFDTIARSLGQCFSNPWRRLSLLLISFLFGFFLGTAISTIAGQRGVIDIWIAAILVVMTEVASRIFYSQSFFARRALWVEVLNLLKVGFTYSLFIEAFKLGS, encoded by the coding sequence ATGCAAAATACACGTCTTAACAACTTGTTTGATACCATTGCTAGGAGCTTAGGGCAATGTTTTTCCAATCCTTGGCGGCGGCTATCACTGCTGCTAATTAGTTTTTTGTTTGGTTTTTTCTTGGGGACGGCAATTTCCACTATAGCAGGACAACGTGGTGTAATAGATATTTGGATAGCGGCGATATTAGTCGTCATGACAGAGGTTGCAAGCAGAATATTCTATAGCCAGAGTTTTTTTGCTAGGCGAGCCTTGTGGGTAGAAGTGCTAAACCTTTTGAAAGTTGGTTTTACTTATAGCTTATTTATTGAAGCCTTTAAACTAGGTTCATGA
- a CDS encoding glycerate kinase, translating to MINDWLQAMGTVSGQKAAQAAALKDKSSAKAFGITSANVEQVVQERSQLLQSLLPAFSQFCQNRLHTPIDKMLPMLWDLWLPLAVKIASQHQKLQRPFVQGILGSQGTGKTTMCQVLGLILQELGYCSVSLSLDDLYKTYHERLELTQADPRLIWRGPPGTHDVDLGINVLEQIRQSQTPVSIPRFDKSAYGGAGDRTEPEIVEKVDILLFEGWFVGVRPIDPLVFDDAPTPIITDADKAFARDTNIRLSEYLPLWERLDSLIVLYPQDYRYSVEWRKQAERQMIAAGKSGMTDAEIERFVNYFWRSLHPELFIKPLAQSASWVDLVIEIDQDHRLTLAKVRK from the coding sequence ATGATTAACGATTGGTTACAAGCAATGGGGACGGTAAGTGGGCAAAAAGCCGCACAAGCCGCAGCCTTAAAAGATAAATCAAGTGCCAAAGCCTTTGGGATTACATCGGCTAATGTAGAGCAAGTAGTTCAAGAGCGATCGCAGCTTCTACAATCCTTATTACCAGCTTTTAGCCAATTCTGCCAAAATCGCCTGCATACCCCAATAGACAAGATGTTACCTATGTTATGGGACTTGTGGCTACCTCTGGCGGTAAAAATAGCATCACAACATCAAAAGTTACAGCGTCCTTTCGTTCAAGGTATCTTAGGGAGTCAAGGAACGGGTAAAACTACGATGTGCCAAGTTTTGGGGTTGATTCTCCAGGAGTTGGGATATTGTAGCGTGAGTTTATCGTTAGATGACTTGTATAAAACTTATCATGAGCGTCTAGAGTTAACCCAAGCAGATCCCCGCTTAATTTGGCGTGGTCCGCCGGGAACTCACGATGTAGACTTAGGTATAAATGTTTTAGAGCAAATCCGGCAATCACAAACCCCTGTTAGCATCCCCCGCTTTGATAAATCTGCCTATGGTGGTGCTGGCGATCGCACTGAGCCAGAGATTGTAGAAAAAGTTGATATTCTATTATTTGAAGGTTGGTTTGTTGGTGTGCGACCGATAGATCCATTAGTGTTTGATGATGCACCAACACCCATTATCACCGATGCAGATAAAGCATTCGCCCGTGACACGAATATTAGGCTGAGTGAATATTTACCACTGTGGGAAAGATTAGATAGCTTAATCGTGTTATATCCCCAGGATTACCGATATTCTGTAGAGTGGCGCAAACAAGCAGAAAGACAAATGATTGCGGCTGGTAAATCAGGGATGACAGATGCAGAAATTGAAAGATTTGTCAATTATTTTTGGCGATCGCTCCATCCAGAATTATTTATCAAGCCCTTAGCTCAATCTGCCTCATGGGTTGATTTAGTAATTGAGATTGATCAAGATCATCGGTTGACTCTTGCAAAAGTCCGAAAATGA
- a CDS encoding response regulator, with translation MNTNVPQEPSLILIVDDEPFIRAQLRLSLQYEGYRTVEAQDGREALSVFHQLQPDIVLLDAMMPDMDGFECCTRLQLLDHSKHTPVLMITGLEDKESVDRAFEVGAIDYVTKPIHWPVLRQRVKRLIQQSHLQQRLEAANRELKRLVTIDELTQIANRRRFEEYCSQEWQCMAREQLSLSLILCDVDFFKAYNDTYGHRAGDRCLQLVAKAIQDSVKRPADLVARYGGEEFAVILPRTDVEGAVHIAEAICQSVRMLGVPHSHSQANICVTISAGVASITPQPNSDFQEIIDEADRALYQAKIAGRDRCQKYSKLLSSTTFLWKEVGK, from the coding sequence ATGAACACTAATGTCCCACAAGAGCCGTCTTTAATTCTCATTGTTGACGACGAGCCATTTATCAGAGCGCAGTTACGACTGTCTCTACAATATGAAGGCTATCGGACAGTAGAAGCTCAAGATGGTAGAGAGGCGTTAAGTGTTTTTCATCAACTGCAACCCGATATAGTGCTTCTGGATGCAATGATGCCGGATATGGACGGCTTTGAGTGTTGCACTCGCTTACAATTACTAGACCATAGCAAACATACACCAGTTTTAATGATTACTGGACTGGAAGATAAAGAATCTGTCGATCGCGCTTTTGAAGTTGGTGCTATCGATTATGTGACTAAACCAATTCACTGGCCAGTTTTGCGTCAACGAGTCAAACGTTTAATTCAACAATCCCATCTCCAACAAAGGCTAGAAGCTGCTAACCGAGAATTAAAACGGTTGGTAACAATTGATGAATTGACTCAAATCGCTAACCGCCGCAGGTTTGAAGAATATTGCTCCCAAGAGTGGCAGTGCATGGCACGGGAGCAACTATCTTTGTCTTTGATTCTCTGTGATGTTGATTTCTTCAAAGCATATAATGATACTTACGGTCATCGGGCAGGCGATCGCTGTCTACAATTGGTTGCTAAAGCTATTCAAGATAGTGTCAAACGTCCAGCTGATTTAGTCGCCCGTTATGGCGGAGAAGAATTTGCTGTGATTTTACCCAGAACAGATGTTGAGGGTGCAGTTCATATCGCTGAAGCCATTTGTCAATCCGTGCGGATGCTGGGTGTACCACATAGCCATTCACAAGCAAATATTTGTGTCACTATCAGTGCTGGTGTAGCGAGTATTACTCCTCAGCCCAACTCCGATTTTCAAGAAATTATTGACGAAGCCGATCGCGCCTTATATCAAGCTAAAATCGCCGGACGCGATCGCTGCCAAAAATACAGCAAACTCCTCTCCTCGACTACTTTTTTATGGAAGGAAGTCGGGAAATAA